The Anopheles gambiae chromosome 2, idAnoGambNW_F1_1, whole genome shotgun sequence genomic sequence TTCAGCCGGCGCCGGAAATGGTCCAACCTAAACGTGAACGAACGCGATCTACAAAAGTATATTCTACATGGTTCCCACAAATGTTAAAATGAGTCGATGATGTCGAACGCGTTCGCAATGCTGTTCACCTGCTCCACCACTTTCCACTTGTACTTGAGCGCTTTCTCCGTGAACGGATCGTCCGTCTGAATATCGAGATTTTCGATTGTGTTCGGTAGCACGAGGCGAAACGCGTGCAGAAACATGCGTGGCGGCGACGTGTCGATTTTCAAGCTGTACGTGTAGTCTCCTACGATCACGTGGCCGATCTGCGAGCAGTGTAGCCGTAACTGATGCCGGCGACCGGTGATTGGCCGTAAAAGCACTTTGGTGACCGGCTTCCCGTTGTAGTAGCCTCTATCCAGCACCAGCACTTTCGTTATACTACGTCGTGGATTTTGGCATAGTTCATCCTCCAGGATGGTGCACATTTTTTTGCTTGTATCCTTGAACCGCACATCTTCGCCTGTGGGATCGTAAAATACGTTACATTAGAGCGCGGAAAAGCAATGGATGAAACACGATAGCGGTTTTACCTATCGCGATGTCGATTACTTCCTCGTCAAAATCGGTATGCCCGCGGAGCAACGCTAGATAGTACTTCCTGGCGCGCTGCTCCTCGAACACCTGGCACACTTCTTTGCAAGCATTTTTGTTCAGCGGAATGCACAGTATTCCACTGGTGGCAAAGTCAAGCCGATGAGCGAAGTAAAAGTCATGGGTGAGATTATCCTGCACGTATTCGGGAAATTGTTTCCGCATTATTGTTTGCACAGTTTTCTGCAATTAGAAACGATTACATTAAGTACTACAGTGCCGTGGCTCATAGGATAGAAGTAAACAAACCACCTTTTTTGTGTCATTTGAGTTTATCAGTAAATCGTGCTTCTTGTTGATGACCAAAAAGTTGCCACTAGTATACAGCACATCGACCGTTTCGTCCTTTTTCTTGTAATTGTTTCCCTCGCATAGGGAAAGGATGAAATTCACAAACCGATCGCATAGGACTAGGAAagctttgatgattttttccaCCAGTCCAGTGGAAAAGAACTGAACGATGCGGTCTACGATTTCATCTATCATTCTGAGGAATGCGTATAATCCGGTCACGGCACCCCGATGCACTTCGGGAGCAGGCTGATCAGCGGGTTATAGAAGAGAGATTGCCTGTTAGGTAGAAGCTACAGGATATACGCAATCGTTCAATACACTAGACGTTTGAGGCGTACAACAATACGGAACAAGCGAGATCGATGAGACCGACTATCTTGGAAGAAGGCTGCTCTAGCTGCTCGTTATTAATTCAAGCAGCATCACAGCGCTTGAAGCCTTCAAGGACCTCATTCGTACATCAGCCTCCCGATGGCTCCTGCTGGTCGGTGTGC encodes the following:
- the LOC1274545 gene encoding RNA pseudouridylate synthase domain-containing protein 1; the encoded protein is MIDEIVDRIVQFFSTGLVEKIIKAFLVLCDRFVNFILSLCEGNNYKKKDETVDVLYTSGNFLVINKKHDLLINSNDTKKKTVQTIMRKQFPEYVQDNLTHDFYFAHRLDFATSGILCIPLNKNACKEVCQVFEEQRARKYYLALLRGHTDFDEEVIDIAIGEDVRFKDTSKKMCTILEDELCQNPRRSITKVLVLDRGYYNGKPVTKVLLRPITGRRHQLRLHCSQIGHVIVGDYTYSLKIDTSPPRMFLHAFRLVLPNTIENLDIQTDDPFTEKALKYKWKVVEQVNSIANAFDIIDSF